The genomic region GCACCGGCCGGACGCGATGCGTCCTGAAGCGTTTCACCCCAGGCGCAGAGATGAGGTGCGCCAGCGCGACGTCGAGAAGGGCAGGCACATGAGTTGCGGCCATATCCCGCCCGGACGATGCGATCGGGATCCAGCTCCAGGATTCCCGCGTTCACAAGGTGCCGCAGCCGGCGTTCCTTTTGAGGCGGGGCCATCGCGCGGCCCGCCAGCCGGCCGCGCGATGGGCGTCCCGTCCCCGACCCAGCTCCCGACCCAGTTCCCGACACAAGGATTGCGCCATGGCCGACCCTCTTCCCGTCAACACCCAGATCACCGACGCCGTTACCCAGACCAACGTGAAAGTGGTGGCTGAGGCGCCGGCCCAGGCCATCGCGATGCTCTACCAGGTATCGAGTCATTCGACCGGACTGTCGCTGCAGAATGCCGTGCACAGCCAGCAGGCACTGAACCAGATATCCAACGCAGTGGTGTCGAAGGCCGCGACGCTGATCATGGCGATCGGAGAAAAGCCATG from Lysobacter alkalisoli harbors:
- a CDS encoding RebB family R body protein; the encoded protein is MADPLPVNTQITDAVTQTNVKVVAEAPAQAIAMLYQVSSHSTGLSLQNAVHSQQALNQISNAVVSKAATLIMAIGEKP